A window from Choristoneura fumiferana chromosome 22, NRCan_CFum_1, whole genome shotgun sequence encodes these proteins:
- the LOC141440328 gene encoding phenoloxidase-activating enzyme-like, with protein sequence MDLWLSVISTVFLAFCVYAENCTTPNGKPGQCQPLQDCGFLREISTKPTNEGLYLLRQSACAADGSTQKVCCPDKWELSNCKRTVAPPDPRSGCCGVTNSNKGVKSGRIKEIEMYPWIGRVEFQREVKVKYLNAILISSRYAVSVAQCFTPSFTKQFGRPTVVRFKSPNCFDDGSGVSCDKGTFSLGIEHVLPHKDYNEKEKLNDIALIRFAEDAPYTEHIRPICLPTADVTATGKKDLTIITSGWGPVDGKLKEPVMRNFYAPYLESAVCAAVTSLIRNTEMNLSDNQICAIVRERYHCRMDTGEPLMYYNDDYAELLGIGSYPLCKGSPDVYTKVYSYKKWILSNLKVSLDNSIDSWLL encoded by the exons ATGGATTTGTGGTTGTCAGTTATTAGTACGGTGTTTTTAGCGTTCTGTGTTTACgctg AAAACTGTACGACGCCGAATGGGAAACCTGGACAATGCCAGCCCCTCCAGGACTGTGGGTTCCTGAGAGAAATATCCACTAAACCCACCAACGAAGGACTTTATCTGCTAAGACAATCGGCATGCGCAGCGGATGGATCCACACAAAAG GTATGCTGTCCAGATAAATGGGAACTGAGCAACTGCAAGCGAACGGTTGCGCCTCCTGACCCTAGATCAGGATGCTGTGGAGTCACGAATTCGAATAAAGGCGTTAAAa GTGGACGAATCAAAGAAATTGAAATGTACCCATGGATAGGCAGAGTAGAGTTTCAAAGGGAAGTGAAAGTGAAATACCTCAACGCCATCCTGATCAGCAGCAGATACGCAGTATCTGTGGCACAATGCTTCACACCAAGTTTCACTAAGCAATTCGGAAGACC GACTGTAGTGCGCTTTAAGAGCCCCAACTGCTTTGATGATGGAAGTGGTGTCAGTTGCGATAAAGGTACCTTCAGTCTGGGAATAGAACACGTTTTACCACACAAGGATTACAACGAAAAAGAGAAACTCAACGACATAGCACTCATAAGGTTTGCAGAAGACGCTCCATACACAG aacaTATCCGACCCATTTGCCTGCCAACTGCAGATGTCACTGCTACTGGGAAAAAAGATCTTACAATCATCACTTCTGGTTGGGGTCCAGTTGACGGCAAACTGAAGGAACCCGTGATGAGAAACTTCTACGCACCGTATTTGGAATCTGCG GTTTGCGCGGCTGTTACATCCCTGATAAGAAATACAGAAATGAATCTGAGTGATAACCAAATATGTGCCATAGTGAGAGAAAGATATCATTGCCGAATGGACACGGGAGAACCGCTTATGTATTACAATGATGACTACGCAGAATTGTTGGGTATTGGTAGTTATCCCTTATGTAAGGGATCTCCAGACGTCTACACTAAAGTTTATAGCTACAAAAAATGGATTTTAAGCAATCTGAAGGTGTCATTAGATAATAGTATCGATTCTTGgttattataa
- the LOC141440327 gene encoding phenoloxidase-activating enzyme-like produces the protein MSFMWECLKISFFDMELWLSVIVTAFLVFSVHADTCTTPNGKPGQCQPIQECGFLWDLAMKSELTITKYEVNLLRKSACGFDGAIPKVCCPDIWDVRKCELTSVPPDPRSRCCGVSYSNDLVKNGKMKEIEIFPWVGRVEFQREIKGKFRNAVLISSRYAVSVAQCFTLSFTKQFGRPTVVRFKAHKSPDCVDDGSGVNCHEGTFSIGIENVLSHKDYNEKEKLNDIALIRFAEDAPYTDYIRPICIPTVDITATGKKDITIITAGWGPVDGKVEDPVMRNFYAPYLESKVCAAISSNITNTTISLGDNQICAIVRERYHCRMDFGEPLVYYNENYAEFLGIGSYPLCKGSPDVYTKVYNYRSWILNNTKK, from the exons ATGTCTTTTATGTGGGAGTGTTTGAAAATCTCATTCTTCGACATGGAGTTGTGGCTGTCAGTTATTGTTACGGCGTTTTTGGTGTTCAGCGTTCATGCTG ATACCTGTACAACCCCAAATGGAAAGCCAGGGCAGTGTCAACCAATCCAGGAATGCGGATTTCTGTGGGACCTGGCGATGAAATCGGAACTAACCATTACCAAGTACGAAGTTAATCTACTAAGGAAATCGGCATGCGGGTTCGACGGAGCTATACCAAAG GTATGCTGTCCTGATATTTGGGATGTGCGCAAGTGTGAGCTGACATCTGTACCTCCCGACCCCCGATCACGATGCTGCGGCGTCTCATACTCCAATGATCTCGTTAAAA ATGGGAAAATGAAAGAAATTGAAATATTTCCTTGGGTAGGGAGAGTAGAATTTCAAAGGGAAATTAAGGGAAAGTTTCGCAATGCAGTGCTGATCAGTAGCAGATACGCAGTTTCTGTCGCACAGTGCTTTACGCTGAGTTTCACTAAGCAGTTTGGAAGACC GACTGTAGTCCGCTTCAAGGCCCATAAAAGTCCCGACTGTGTTGATGATGGAAGTGGTGTGAATTGCCATGAGGGAACGTTCAGCATTGGAATAGAAAACGTATTATCGCATAAGGATTACAATGAAAAGGAAAAACTAAATGACATAGCACTTATTAGATTTGCTGAAGATGCTCCTTATACAG ATTATATTCGTCCAATCTGCATACCAACTGTAGATATTACCGCGACAGGGAAAAAAGATATAACAATTATCACAGCCGGTTGGGGTCCAGTGGATGGAAAAGTAGAAGATCCTGTCATGAGAAATTTCTATGCACCGTATTTGGAATCTAAA GTTTGTGCAGCCATTTCATCAAATATTACGAATACTACAATCTCGTTGGGTGATAACCAAATATGTGCTATCGTTAGAGAAAGATATCACTGCAGAATGGATTTCGGAGAACCGCTGGTGTATTATAATGAAAACTATGCTGAATTCCTTGGTATTGGTAGTTATCCTCTATGTAAAGGATCGCCCGACGTTTACACTAAAGTTTATAACTACAGATCGTGGATTTTAAACAACACAAAGAAGTAA